From Calothrix sp. PCC 6303, a single genomic window includes:
- the cruG gene encoding 2'-O-glycosyltransferase CruG gives MILESFTALLLLAIQLPAVAILLSRLLKGPQRQPPIQPQKPTLDMLGSVSVVVPTLNEAERISPLLQGLSRQSYELREVLVVDSNSVDGTADLVKTAQIQDPRFRVMTDDPLPTGWVGRPWALHNGFIHSCEGSEWFLGMDADTQPHPGLVASLVNIATTQGYDLISLSPQFILKYPGECWLQPALLMTLLYRFEPAGINADQPERVMANGQCFLCRRSVLAAVSGYMSAKSSFCDDVTLARNIAAAGFKVGFLDGAKVLKVRMYEGAVETWNEWGRSLDLKDAAPATQTWGDIWFLVSVQALPLVVLFIFLPWLPSVSLTVSLLLGLNSFLLLIRFGMLFAIASSYDFSQAKGSWLFWLSPLADPLAVFRILLSALKKPKKWRGRKYS, from the coding sequence ATGATCTTAGAGAGTTTTACAGCGCTGCTACTACTAGCAATCCAACTCCCCGCAGTCGCCATCTTACTCTCACGACTGTTAAAAGGACCCCAACGTCAACCACCCATTCAACCACAAAAACCAACCTTAGACATGTTGGGTAGCGTTAGCGTTGTCGTTCCTACCCTAAATGAAGCCGAACGTATTTCCCCCCTATTACAAGGGTTGAGTCGTCAAAGCTATGAACTCCGGGAAGTGTTGGTGGTAGATAGTAACTCAGTTGATGGTACCGCTGATTTAGTCAAAACTGCGCAAATCCAAGATCCTCGGTTTCGGGTAATGACAGATGATCCTTTACCCACAGGTTGGGTTGGTCGTCCTTGGGCATTACACAATGGTTTTATTCACAGTTGTGAAGGTAGTGAGTGGTTTTTGGGTATGGATGCTGATACTCAACCACATCCGGGTTTAGTTGCTAGTTTGGTTAATATCGCCACAACCCAAGGTTATGATTTAATTTCCCTTTCACCCCAGTTTATTCTTAAATATCCCGGTGAATGTTGGTTGCAGCCAGCATTATTAATGACATTGCTGTATCGCTTTGAACCTGCTGGAATTAATGCAGACCAGCCAGAAAGAGTTATGGCAAACGGGCAGTGCTTTCTTTGTCGTCGTTCTGTCTTAGCTGCTGTCAGTGGATATATGAGTGCTAAGAGTTCTTTTTGTGATGATGTCACATTAGCAAGAAATATTGCCGCAGCTGGATTTAAAGTTGGTTTCTTGGATGGTGCGAAAGTTTTAAAAGTTAGGATGTATGAGGGTGCAGTGGAAACTTGGAATGAGTGGGGACGCAGCTTAGATTTAAAAGACGCTGCACCCGCAACTCAAACTTGGGGAGATATCTGGTTTTTGGTTTCAGTACAAGCTTTACCCTTGGTGGTATTATTTATTTTCCTCCCCTGGTTGCCATCAGTTTCCCTAACAGTATCTCTGCTTTTGGGTTTGAACTCATTTTTGCTGCTAATACGCTTTGGAATGCTATTTGCGATCGCATCCTCCTACGACTTCAGTCAAGCTAAGGGTAGTTGGTTATTTTGGCTTTCACCATTAGCAGATCCCTTAGCAGTTTTCCGCATCCTCCTATCAGCACTCAAAAAACCCAAAAAATGGCGTGGGAGAAAGTATTCTTAA
- the cruF gene encoding gamma-carotene 1'-hydroxylase CruF has product MRQLEIIERVCLTGHILAKVFGLVGILLVIPNANTIMNFVDIGESAIRISMSEGGVVDIILGTIAVSIYAYRILGIKTWLGFMLPAVFISVGSELLGTSTGFPFGDYTYLNGLGYKIAGLVPFTIPLSWFYVGLSAYLIVRAGIGVTSKSSIWRQVSAIALGAMLFTCWDFALEPAMSQSSLPFWYWQEPGAFFGTPYRNYLGWFGTSGLFMTIAALFWRNTSIEMNRQKLNLPMAIYIANFAFAAGLSLGEGFAIPVLIGFVFGVIPVTLLWWKAVKTNSSSAMIQEQTDMVITPVEVTVK; this is encoded by the coding sequence ATGAGACAACTTGAGATCATTGAGCGCGTATGTCTGACAGGTCATATTTTGGCAAAGGTATTTGGGTTAGTAGGGATTCTACTGGTGATACCCAATGCCAACACAATCATGAATTTTGTAGATATTGGAGAATCAGCCATTCGCATCAGCATGTCTGAAGGTGGCGTTGTTGATATTATTTTAGGGACAATCGCTGTCTCAATATATGCATATAGAATCTTAGGTATCAAAACCTGGCTAGGATTTATGTTACCAGCAGTATTCATCTCAGTAGGAAGTGAATTGTTGGGAACCAGCACGGGTTTTCCTTTTGGCGATTATACTTATCTCAACGGCTTGGGGTATAAAATCGCTGGTTTAGTGCCATTTACGATTCCCTTATCTTGGTTTTACGTCGGATTATCAGCTTACCTAATTGTCCGTGCAGGTATTGGGGTGACATCAAAATCAAGTATATGGCGGCAAGTTAGCGCGATCGCATTAGGCGCAATGCTCTTTACCTGCTGGGATTTTGCCCTAGAACCAGCCATGAGTCAATCCTCACTGCCATTTTGGTATTGGCAAGAACCAGGAGCATTTTTTGGCACACCTTACCGTAATTATCTCGGTTGGTTTGGTACTAGCGGTCTGTTTATGACAATTGCGGCTCTTTTTTGGCGAAATACATCTATTGAAATGAACCGCCAAAAACTCAATCTTCCTATGGCTATATATATAGCTAATTTTGCCTTCGCAGCCGGACTTAGCCTAGGTGAAGGATTTGCCATACCAGTTTTAATCGGTTTTGTTTTCGGAGTCATTCCGGTAACTCTATTGTGGTGGAAGGCAGTAAAAACCAATTCATCCTCAGCAATGATTCAGGAACAGACAGATATGGTAATTACACCTGTGGAAGTTACAGTAAAATAG
- a CDS encoding VOC family protein, whose amino-acid sequence MNPTIFHLAFPITSINDAKTYYVDGLGCIPGRENPHALILDLYGHQLVAHITKEVLTPQRGIYPRHFGLIFTSEDDWLKLLQRAQKQELLFREEVKDRFVGSALEHRTFFLEDPFYNLMEFKYYRHQAAIFGDSELKSIGDTK is encoded by the coding sequence ATGAACCCAACTATATTTCATCTTGCTTTTCCCATTACCAGCATTAACGATGCTAAAACTTATTATGTTGATGGATTAGGCTGTATTCCTGGTCGTGAAAATCCCCATGCTCTAATTTTGGATCTTTATGGGCATCAATTAGTGGCACACATCACCAAAGAAGTCTTGACTCCGCAACGTGGTATATACCCTAGGCACTTTGGATTAATTTTTACAAGCGAAGATGACTGGCTAAAGTTATTACAACGGGCACAAAAACAAGAACTATTATTTCGTGAAGAAGTTAAAGATCGCTTTGTGGGTAGTGCGTTAGAGCATCGTACCTTTTTTTTAGAAGATCCATTTTACAACTTGATGGAATTCAAATATTATCGCCATCAAGCAGCAATTTTCGGTGACTCTGAATTGAAAAGTATAGGAGATACTAAATAA
- a CDS encoding DUF4090 family protein codes for MTDQVNSTKGADAIDQAIASGIDFDGTPIPQAKLDLYSNVMALEADRQRSGVSNTMRSRIVRIGAKHIPQAELDKMLEDANFAPLKEKEIAFFYGGK; via the coding sequence ATGACAGATCAAGTAAATTCAACCAAGGGTGCAGATGCAATTGATCAAGCGATCGCATCTGGCATAGATTTTGATGGGACACCAATCCCCCAGGCAAAATTAGACCTCTACAGTAATGTCATGGCATTGGAAGCTGATCGTCAACGCAGTGGCGTTTCTAATACTATGCGATCGCGTATTGTCCGCATCGGTGCTAAACATATTCCCCAAGCTGAACTCGACAAAATGCTGGAGGATGCTAATTTTGCACCCCTCAAAGAGAAGGAAATCGCTTTTTTCTATGGTGGGAAG